The stretch of DNA TTCCAGGCTCCGCGGCGCCCAGCTGAAAATGGAAGCCTTCAGGCCTTACGCCGACAAGTTCGGACAGGTGCTGGGCAGCCTGGCTGAACGGGCGGGGGAAGACGCAAGTCCTCTTCTTACGCCTAAGGATAAGGTGAAGAAAATCCTTCTGGTCTTGTGCACGTCTGACCGCGGCCTCTGCGGCGGGTTTAACATCAACCTGATCGAAAAGGCTGAAGACTTCCTGGCCGGGCTGGACTCGGACGTGGAATTTGACTTGGTCAACTTCGGCAAGAGGGGACGCGACTGGGCCAAAAAGGAAGGATATAATAGAATTCAGGAACATTTGGGAGTGGTGGGCGCAAAGTTCGGTTTCAGCGTGGCCTCCGACTCCGGCGCCACTTTTATCCAGAAGTTCCTGGAAGGGGAGTATGACGAAGTGCACATCGTCTATTCCGAATTTGTCAGCATGGGCAAGCAAGTGCCGACTCTGCAGCAACTGATCCCCATTCCGCCTATTGAGACTGAGGAAGTTGTTGAAGAAGAAGATCAGGGCTACCTCCCTGAGCACATTTGCGAACCTTCTGCAGACGCTCTTTTGGCAGACCTGCTGCCTCGCAACGTGTACGTTCAGATCTACAAGGCGCTGTTGGAAACCTCCACCAGTGAGCAAGCCGCTCGTATGACAGCTATGGACAACGCCACCAAGGCTTGCAACGACATGCTGGACGAGTTGACGCTGATGTACAATAAGGCCAGGCAGGCCGCCGTCACCACGGAGCTTATGGACATCGTGGGCGGCGCTGAGGCCCTTAAGGGTTAACACATAAAATAATACCAAACGGTTTTCCAATAGACTTTAGGAGGTCTTTTGATGGGAGAGAACATAGGAAAAATCACACAGGTTATGGGACCGGTGGTTGACGTGGAGTTTGAGCAGGGCAACCTGCCCAACATCCTGACCGCGCTTCTTATCACCAACCCGACCATCAACGACGAAGCTGACAACCTGGTTGTTGAAGTTGCTCAGCATCTTGGCGATAACGTGGTGCGCACCATTGCTATGGACGTTACCGACGGTCTGGTTCGCGGCATGCCTGTAAAGGACACC from Desulfatibacillum aliphaticivorans DSM 15576 encodes:
- the atpG gene encoding ATP synthase F1 subunit gamma, with the protein product MPSLKDVQNKISGVKKTRQITKAMNMVAASRLRGAQLKMEAFRPYADKFGQVLGSLAERAGEDASPLLTPKDKVKKILLVLCTSDRGLCGGFNINLIEKAEDFLAGLDSDVEFDLVNFGKRGRDWAKKEGYNRIQEHLGVVGAKFGFSVASDSGATFIQKFLEGEYDEVHIVYSEFVSMGKQVPTLQQLIPIPPIETEEVVEEEDQGYLPEHICEPSADALLADLLPRNVYVQIYKALLETSTSEQAARMTAMDNATKACNDMLDELTLMYNKARQAAVTTELMDIVGGAEALKG